Sequence from the Chelonoidis abingdonii isolate Lonesome George chromosome 16, CheloAbing_2.0, whole genome shotgun sequence genome:
GAAATTAAAGCCATCACTTCAGAGCCCCCATACACGATATTCTACAAGGACAGGGTCCAGCTGCGGTCTCATCCAGCCTTCCTGCCAAAAGTGGTGTCACACTTCTATGTCAACCAGGATATCCCCCTCTTAGTGTTCTGTCCAAAGCCTCAGATGACCAATGAGGAGAGGTGGCTGCACACGCTAGATGTCAGGCGCACGCTGGCAGTCTACCTGGGGCACACTAAGCCCTTCTGCAGATTGACTCAGCTCTTTATCACGATAGCTGACGGGATGAAGGGCCTTCCGAAGTCCTCTCAGAGGATTTTGAATTGGATCACCACCTGCATCCATACTTGTTACAAGATGGCGCAGGTTGGGCCTCCACTGATACTGAAGGCTCACTCGACTAGGGCTCGGGCATCTTCGGCTGCCTTCCTGGCGCacgtccctatccaggacatctgcaggacCCCGATGTGGTCTTCAGTACACACATTCATGACacattatgccatcactcagcaagCCAGAGATGATGCTGGATTTAGCAGAGCTGTATTGCAATCGACACATCTCTGAACCTGCCTTCGATGATACTGCGtgggagtcacctacaatggaatggacatgagcaagcacttgaagaaaagatggttacctttcgtaactgttgttctttgagatgtgttgctcatgtccattccatgacccaccctccttcccctccatgaCCCACCCTTGTtcccagcaagaaggaactgaggaaggggGGAGCCAGCAATGCTCCTTATACTGGCGCATGTGCATGCTGCTCCAGAGGGCACCAAAGCTGGTCCCCTATGGATACCATTGAGGGAAAAACTTTCAGCACCGGTGcgtgtggcaagcacacacacctacaatggaaaggacatgagcaacacatctcgaagaacaacagttatcaAAGGTAACCATCTTTTTCTAAATGagtttaaacttttattttctttttttttccccagccaatCTATCAGTCTCCATTGATTCAGCCAACAGTTAAAAGTTGAATCTCTTGTGTTACTAAGATGAAACTGACCTTTTCTTACTAGAGGCTACAGACTCCAGAAGCAGATACCTAAAACTTAGTGGTGCTTTGAAAAGGAATGATGGCAAACAGATCCTAACTTATGTGTTTATACCTCACCAGATAGGAGCTCTATGGCTTTTTGAATCTAGGGTGGGAGTTGTATATCTGATGCCATATATATTCACTTGGCTGGCTGCCATGATGTTTTCATGTATCCAGCCGCATGTTGTTATAAGAATATTATTTAATGTCCCCAACTCTTGCCTCAAAGCTCAGTTACTAGTCAAGGCTTGCTTATATTATGGGAAGACTTAAAGGAACCCTAGAGTATAACACACCTACAGCAAAATAACTTGTTTTGCTATAGAATTGAAGTTTTGTCAGCACTTAGACACCCTTTTGTCACCATTTGATGATTCTGTCACTAAAAGCTATCTGGAAAATATTGCTGACAGTAATTAAAGACCAATTTTCAGTTTTGGGTATAACTTGAGAACTTAAGTTATAAGAACTTATATATAAGgcctgtccacacacacaagtTTTTGTACCAGGCTAACTACGGTGGTTAGACGCATGATATTGTACcaaaataattatactggtacAAGTGTAAGGATGTAAGCTATACCAGTACAGGCacttttacaccagtataactgctTCTGCACTAGAGAGGCTGTACTTATTTAAGTGTATTGGTATAGTTTAAAGCAGTACAAATGCTGTGTGTAGACAAAGTTTGTCAGTAAGTTCCCAGCACTGTGACTGACACTGTTTTAAATAGGCATTCCAAACTCTATTTCTATAACAAAGATGATGACTAATATGCTTATTCTTTGGCCTTACTCCCTAGGATTCTCTAGTTAAAGGTCTACATAGTACTGAATAATTGATTACAATATGTGGAGGTCAAGTATTagggggtagctgtattagtctatatccacaaaaacagcgaggagtccggtggcaccttaaagacttaacagatttatttgggcataagctttcgtgggtaaaaaaacctcacttctccccccaacccccagaagttggctgcagagatgttggctGCCACTAGAGGCCACTGttcctggcagagcccagctcgcaAATAGACAATAcgctagggggagggggagggaacttGAGAgttcccagcagctgctgtttcctGCACGCCCTTAAGGAAGGAGGCAGTGTGCAGGAAAATCCACACAATCATGGGACGCAGCATCAGGCTTTTTCTGTCTCTGGATCCCTGAGCTCTAGAAGGGTAGTGGGtatgagtgtctgggctgggagagggggcctggagctggcttCTGGGGGCTTGAGTGtttgagtgtctgggctggggtaggggtgggggggcagagaagcaggaactgggttgtcgccgtagtttctttaactctctacttctGGGGGGATTTTTGTGTCTgtgttgttacagacatacttgctgacaggtattttgaaataaattaccaaaataattgaaactggcatgattaaaatttgcaaaatttttaattttttggtgcacaATTCCTCCAGGAATAAATGTAAAGAATATAAACTTAACAAAAGGCAGTGCTGAGTGTGTGCTTTCCCAAACTACTATATGCTGTATAGAAGGAGATGATAAAAATGTgtagtgaggggaggggaaggggagaaagccAGGAATATGAGAGAGCTCTCACTGTGCCCTTCACCCACACCACTCTGCTTCAGTAAGTAGCACATGTGGAACTTTGAAACAAGAAGGTAAGGAGATAGAACCAGTAACAACTGACCATCTGTTGGCTTGCTTCAACCTGCCTGCAGCACTAGACATTGaatctggggcaggggtggagcccAGCAATCTGGCTTCTATGATCTCTAGATACCTTGCCTTTGCTAGTTTGGTGCATATCAACTTGGGATAGGTTCTAAGTCCCTTGTTGCTTTCCTTTCTGTTTGGAAATCAGATTTTAAGGCTAAGCCTATGGATGTCATAGGGTAGGAGATTGTAAGAAGGAACTTAGTCTTTCAAATTTGTCTGTTTATATACTTTCTAGTATCTGCCAAGTGTTCTAAttcttgttcttaaaaattagCAGTCTGAATTTCCCTGTCAGTTAAGACTATGGTATTCTAGTGTACGATCTGAAATATGAATGTACCAGAGTGTAGCTAAATACTTTATTTTCAGAGAAATACATTATGCTGAGTGGGTTTTCCTAGGACACCTTGTTAGGGCTATTGGTCCAAATTAGTATATCAAAATAGTAAAAATGAACATTGTTCCTAAAAAgtgagtttgttttttatttttattgtttgagTAACACCCAGAGCACCTAACCAGGTTAGGGCCTAGTTGTGCTAGGTGCACCAAACTAAATactcctcttcctgctctgttttaccacaGTACTTCCTGGGACAAACTAGCCAAGGACATTTTTCCTAAACACAGCCCAATCTTCATTCAActtaaaaaagggggggggggaaatgtctGTAAGCAAGCAGGAAGCTCATGATGCCGGATTTTGTGTGGGTCATGGGagagtggaggagggaagagaggacacAAATCAAGCTTTCCTTCCAGTTGAGCTTGATGTGAAAAGGTTCAGAATAACTCTTAGAACATTAGCATTTTCCAGCTTGCCAGCCAAGTAAATGCTTAAGAACATAACATTCATTGTCAGCTGGTTGTCAGCAGTAGAGCATCTTGTGATTCAGGAAATTGATGTTTCCTGCTTGGCCATGGCACCCTTATAGACACTCCAGCTACCCCTTAGCTGCTGTCTTTTGGGAAGAAGGTCAGGTGCCTTGGAAAGGCATGGGAGACAGCTTCTTTTCTTCGTCCCTTGACTGTGGGGTATAGAGTTTAGGGACCACCTCCTTCCATTTGTTACATACATGTGAGTCTTGGTGGTAAGTGGCTCAGACATGTCCACTTCCTTTGATTGGCCTTTTCCACTTTGTCTGAGAGTGGGAGCAGAGCTCAGTCACTCACAGAGCAGGAGCAATTGATGCTACCTGGGGCTGGTTTGGATTATGTGGCCTGTCCCTCTGGACCATTTTATCCCATCTTACAGTAAAGGCAAGAGTTAGCACCTGCTAACCAGTAAACAAATAATGCAATTACATTATCTTTATGTTGAAGAGGAAAGTTGCTAAAATCTTGGTGTAGCCCTCGTTCATCACTCCTGGGGCCCATGGAACTGGGGGCTTATTCATCCCCCTATTTCAGATAAAGATGAGTTTTACAGCATAGAACTTGTGAAGACTGATACTTAAAAGGATCCAGTCTGCTTGAAATCCACTCATTCAAACAATTACTTTACAGGTAGTTTCAGGTACTTTCTCTCCCCAAATTACCATCATAACATGTGATTTTCCATacacttttctcttttttaaaaaatgcccccCTCCTGAGCGGGTGGTGTGAGACTTGTTCAAACAGGAAAACCTACTACAGGAAAAGAAGTGAAAGAGACATGCTGTCAATTGCACAGAGTAAAACGAGTGTGGGGGGGAGAGCTCTCAATTCTTTTATTATAGTTATCGTAGGCATTGCTTAGAACAGTTGTAGGTGAAAAACAGACAAATAGAAGTGACTTTTTTTAATTATCTGCAAAGTTGAGAGTCTTTTAAGAAGGGTTCTTTAATGCAGAATCTTTACTAGTAAAGGTACAAAATGTTTGCTTTCTCTCTAGGCACAGCTGTTCAGTTTCTAGTGAGGAAATACATGACTGTTACTCATATTCTAATTTAGGATTTGCCTTCCTAGTCTTCCAAGAACTGTCCTTGATCTGTGCCTAGAGAGTCAGCACAAACACTGGTTCTTCATTTAAGTGGAGCAGACTGCCTCTGTAAACCATGGAAGATGACAGCTTTAATTTGTGATCGTATGATTGAGACACATCTGGCTCATGCAAATATAAAATTTGGCATGCTGTGTTATAATTACACCTGTTTGACTGGCGATAACTACTTCCTGGCTGTTGGTTCTTTCCATGTCTCTCTTGGAGAGAAAATACTTCTGTTAAACTTGATAAGACAGTTGTATGAATCAAACcctatgacctttttaatgttcTCAGTGTTTCACAGTTAAATGTTGGAGGTGTATTAATAAAATGCTTGCTAGACGAAAAAAATAGGTATAAGATTTAAAACCTATGTATTTTAGAAGATAGTGTGATGTTACATTATTTCCAGTGATCAGTGCTGTTGATTGGCAGGTTGTGTTAGATGTATTTTTTCTTGTTAGGTCTAGCAGTGTTAGTGTTTCCTTTTTCCAGATGAGATTCTTTAGAACCCTAACTGAtcctatttgttttttattttaaaaaaacgaCATAGAATGTCCAGTCTGCGTGGCTGATCCTTCCATTTCCATTTATGGTGAAAGCACCCCGTGGGATGGATAGAAATTTGGACTTCCCATCCATGACAATGTCTGGTTAATGGGAAAACTGATCAGCCTGTTAGTCATACAGTTAACAGCTTTAGCCATGCCAGCAGGAGACACTAATGGAACTGGATGTTGACTCTTAGGGGAAAATATATAGTGGGTGCAAAACAACTGCATACAGTATAATAATTACCGAGTAGCTTGGCTATATTCTAATCTCATAATTATCGTTTAATCCCATTCAGGAGTTCTTGTTTTCACCTAAGAAAATTACTTTTGAGATACCCTTACATACAGTTTATATAATGTTTTGTCAAAGGATGGGCTACTGGCTTTGTCTTTCTAGTTTTGTGTGTAACTACATTGATAGTTTTTGGATAAGTACCTTGATTTTAGAGTGTGAAAACACaagctttattttctttctcttttcagtGGTGGTTCAGTTTGTAACTTATACGCAGATGACGACGACGAAACAGAGGCATCTCCGTCTGGCCAACAGATTATTGAGAACTCCATTACTATGAATAAAATGAAGCTGCTCAAGGCAAAGATGGAGAACATGAATCTCAGTAAAAAGGTGAGGTTGTGATCTCAGTACCCCCACAATAAAATGGTTCATGCCTTCCCATTGCAGGTCTTTCTAGAGTGCCGATTAAATACATTCTGGTTGTGTTCTTGGATAATGTAGACATAAAGGGCATATCTTTTGGTATTCATTTTGTTACGTGGTAGGCTGAGGCGCAAGTGGTCTTCGATTATGCAAATAATAGTTTAATCTGGACCCACTGCCTCAGCATTCAAAGAATTCAGTGCTGTATCATGGATTGTTTCACCTTTCAATGCTTCACTAACATAAGGCTATTTAATACTTAATTCTGCTGTTTTGTAGTAATGCTATGGTGTTCATAAGTACAGTCAGTAAGCAAGtggtgtcagtcccaggatatgagagacacaaggtgggtgaggtgggaTTGAAcaggcttttgagctacacagaatgTGTAGCTTAAAAACTTgtccttccaccaacagaagttgatccaataaaagatattacctcacccacttttcTTAATCAGTAAGCAAGATAACTATCTGCTGAAAAGTATTGATGcctttttaattagaaaaagtATGAACGAGAGACTGAGGCACTaggctgggttcagttcccacctCTGCAGTAGAACTTAAGTAAGTCACTTTAGTCTCTGTGTCTCAGACCCCTTTATCTTCTGTGCAGGGTCAATCTCttgctatgtgtatgtacagcccctagcacaatggggacctagTCTCAGTTGGAttctctagatgctactgtaacacaattaatgtctttttttcccctttgaaataGCCTAAGAAGACTGTCAAGGTGAAACCTCGTCCACCTATGGCTCCTCGACCATCTAgcagttcagcagcagctgctcgTCACCGTTTTTTAAGAGTACTCCCCCACATTGGACAGTCCTGCCTACCTCCTCCTGGGAATTCATATCCCTTGGAGTCTTCCCAGAATGCACTTTCAGCTTTGACTACTTTGGCCACTGCTGGTAGAACAATGCCGTCCATTACTAGTGACTTTCTTAAGGAAGATGACAACTGGGAGAGCACCTCCCGGTCTCAGTCAGTTAATAGCATTCGACTACCACCGAAAATATCTCGTGTTGAACTAGAAAATGCAAAACTACCTACAAATAACTTCCTTCCCCCTGTCCCATCGCTGCCTATAAATTCCGAAAAAGCTTTAGAAAATGTGACATCCACAAATGAGGATGATCCTGTCTTGTATCCACATCTAACAAACGTAGAACTGTGTGCAACAGAAGACAAGTTTCTACCTGAAACGGATGCTTTTGCTTTGTTAGCAGAAGCAAACACTGCTGAACAGTATAGTGAATTATATGGAATAGGGAAGGTAAACCCAGAGCTTGGACTGTCTGATGGGGATGATGAGTCTAAGGCTGTAGAACAGCATAGCAAACCCATTACAAAAATCCTGAGCGCTACAACAATGGAGGCTGGACTTCTCAACGCTCGTGAACTAAGTCCTCAGAAGAACACACTCTTGTCACCTCTTCGGTATTCAGCCCAAATGGCACATCACAGTTCTCTGAAACCACAGATACAACCCAAATGCTTTGAGGTTGGTAACTTGAGACCTGCTGCCTCCCCAAATCTGCTCCGATCTTTGGAGGTCCGCAATATAGCAGAGTCCTCTTTTCCAAGGACTACAAGATTTCGTGGTGTGAAGGTAGACTCACCTGGCAAAAGACCCGATATCATTTCTAaaatggaggctagggacatcacAGAGGTGGCAAACAAGGCATCCAAAGAACCTGTGGGTTCTGTAAATAATTTAGAATTTCTAGCTTCGCTGGCCCGAAGCACAAGCAGGGAAAGTTTACAGAATTCCTGTGGGACAGGCAGGTTTCGGACTTCTGGTATTGCACTACCTACGAACCTCCTGCATTTTCAGGAAGAAAGCTTTAGGAAATCTTCTCCGCCAGATGAAGCTGCTGAATACTTCCTAGTAAGTACCAGTATTTCCTGAACAATTGGGGTTTTCCTATAGTTTCTAGTAAAGACTGCCAAAAAAAATGACTGTTTTTCAAGCTCGGGGACTATAAATCTCATCTCACGCCATCAGTTCAAACAGACTTTTTCTTAGATTTCTTTGGCATCTTGATTGCATGTTTAGCTAATGGGTTTCTAGAGGCAATTTTCCTACAGATTTACAGTAATGTTAAAGTACTTTTGGTTCAGAATGTAAACTCCTTTACTACTTGTAACTCTGCTGGATAAATACTGTATGTGTAGAAATGTCATTTGGCTCCTCCAGCTATTCATTAATTGTTAGCCATTTTAATGGCTACCTTGTAACTAACACTGTATGTGTCTAACCATAGACTTTTAATATGCTGTACCACATTTCTAATATGCTGTATAAGTACGGAAAGACTATTAAATCACAGtcattttaaacaaggtttgTTCCATGTTAACTTGAACTTCATATTACAAAATACTTCTCATAGCTCTCTTCATAACGTATATTGACTGATACAACATGAGCTTCAGACAAGCTGATATGAAATTGCTTAATCTTTTGTTTACCATCTGTCAGTAATTCCACTTAAAATATTCTTGTTTTTAGTCTGGCCATGGGCTTGGAATGAATGGAAATGTTGCAGCTACAGGGAAAAGAGTTGGTAAGTAATGTGATTTGTTTAAAGAGCTGAAGTTGACTGTTGGTCTCTTTCCAGTTATCAAACATGCAAAGAGCAAGAATTATACCTTTGTAGGGCATAAAGCTTTGAAACACTTTCTCTGTACTAGATTTTTACAGAATGGTATTAAACCTGAATGTTCTGAGTTGTGCTTTCATACATGGATCTCATCCTGGCCTTGGATAGAATTTGGGACCCAGGAGAGTATTCCTCGCTCTGTCATTGCCCTGTTGGataaccttgggcaagccatgtccctctctgtgtttgtttccccatctataaaatg
This genomic interval carries:
- the ZFAND4 gene encoding AN1-type zinc finger protein 4 isoform X3, which gives rise to MNSTGIPVSQQHLIWNNVELEDNYCLNDYNISEGCTLKLVLAMRGGPINTRRVPVEDPIREMAEYMDPSRDEVWEKGPSNKQVTFLVYREGDQLNFFRVVDRGDGTLTPLSESLSGGSVCNLYADDDDETEASPSGQQIIENSITMNKMKLLKAKMENMNLSKKPKKTVKVKPRPPMAPRPSSSSAAAARHRFLRVLPHIGQSCLPPPGNSYPLESSQNALSALTTLATAGRTMPSITSDFLKEDDNWESTSRSQSVNSIRLPPKISRVELENAKLPTNNFLPPVPSLPINSEKALENVTSTNEDDPVLYPHLTNVELCATEDKFLPETDAFALLAEANTAEQYSELYGIGKVNPELGLSDGDDESKAVEQHSKPITKILSATTMEAGLLNARELSPQKNTLLSPLRYSAQMAHHSSLKPQIQPKCFEVGNLRPAASPNLLRSLEVRNIAESSFPRTTRFRGVKVDSPGKRPDIISKMEARDITEVANKASKEPVGSVNNLEFLASLARSTSRESLQNSCGTGRFRTSGIALPTNLLHFQEESFRKSSPPDEAAEYFLSGHGLGMNGNVAATGKRVAGEATHLPPVNGSMQTKQKTTKHCFLCGKKTGLATSYECRCGNNFCATHRYAETHTCTYDYKSAGRRFLQETNPVVSAPKLPKI
- the ZFAND4 gene encoding AN1-type zinc finger protein 4 isoform X1, with protein sequence MANKKEPPFFNDDNVGPFHYKLPFYETMELFIETLTGTCFELRVAPFETVISVKAKIQRLEGIPVSQQHLIWNNVELEDNYCLNDYNISEGCTLKLVLAMRGGPINTRRVPVEDPIREMAEYMDPSRDEVWEKGPSNKQVTFLVYREGDQLNFFRVVDRGDGTLTPLSESLSGGSVCNLYADDDDETEASPSGQQIIENSITMNKMKLLKAKMENMNLSKKPKKTVKVKPRPPMAPRPSSSSAAAARHRFLRVLPHIGQSCLPPPGNSYPLESSQNALSALTTLATAGRTMPSITSDFLKEDDNWESTSRSQSVNSIRLPPKISRVELENAKLPTNNFLPPVPSLPINSEKALENVTSTNEDDPVLYPHLTNVELCATEDKFLPETDAFALLAEANTAEQYSELYGIGKVNPELGLSDGDDESKAVEQHSKPITKILSATTMEAGLLNARELSPQKNTLLSPLRYSAQMAHHSSLKPQIQPKCFEVGNLRPAASPNLLRSLEVRNIAESSFPRTTRFRGVKVDSPGKRPDIISKMEARDITEVANKASKEPVGSVNNLEFLASLARSTSRESLQNSCGTGRFRTSGIALPTNLLHFQEESFRKSSPPDEAAEYFLSGHGLGMNGNVAATGKRVAGEATHLPPVNGSMQTKQKTTKHCFLCGKKTGLATSYECRCGNNFCATHRYAETHTCTYDYKSAGRRFLQETNPVVSAPKLPKI
- the ZFAND4 gene encoding AN1-type zinc finger protein 4 isoform X2, producing the protein MANKKEPPFFNDDNVGPFHYKLPFYETMELFIETLTGTCFELRVAPFETVISVKAKIQRLEGIPVSQQHLIWNNVELEDNYCLNDYNISEGCTLKLVLAMRGGPINTRRVPVEDPIREMAEYMDPSRDEVWEKGPSNKQVTFLVYREGDQLNFFRVVDRGDGTLTPLSESLSGGSVCNLYADDDDETEASPSGQQIIENSITMNKMKLLKAKMENMNLSKKPKKTVKVKPRPPMAPRPSSSSAAAARHRFLRVLPHIGQSCLPPPGNSYPLESSQNALSALTTLATAGRTMPSITSDFLKEDDNWESTSRSQSVNSIRLPPKISRVELENAKLPTNNFLPPVPSLPINSEKALENVTSTNEDDPVLYPHLTNVELCATEDKFLPETDAFALLAEANTAEQYSELYGIGKVNPELGLSDGDDESKAVEQHSKPITKILSATTMEAGLLNARELSPQKNTLLSPLRYSAQMAHHSSLKPQIQPKCFEVGNLRPAASPNLLRSLEVRNIAESSFPRTTRFRGVKVDSPGKRPDIISKMEARDITEVANKASKEPVGSVNNLEFLASLARSTSRESLQNSCGTGRFRTSGIALPTNLLHFQEESFRKSSPPDEAAEYFLSGHGLGMNGNVAATGKRVGEATHLPPVNGSMQTKQKTTKHCFLCGKKTGLATSYECRCGNNFCATHRYAETHTCTYDYKSAGRRFLQETNPVVSAPKLPKI